The sequence GCAAGCTGGTGCTGATCCGTCGGTGCAAAATGGAGCCTAAGCCGGACTTTACCCGCCACAACACCGGCATTGACTTTTCCACCTGGGTAGAACAGCCAGAGGTGGTTCCCACGGCGCTGCCCCTGTGTACCGGCACGGCAGACTTTATTATACAGGATCGGTTCAAATACAAGCCCAAGCCCCGCTGGACCCAGGTGATCCGGCCGTTCTTAGAGCAACGCACGGCCTTTGGCGGGCAGTATGTGATCAACTACCTGTCCACCGCCGGTGGGCTGAAAGGACCACGGCGCAATGCCAAATATATCAACGCCAAATTTATGGACTATCCGCTGAAAAAGGGCGTGTACTACGGCACCACCTATGTGGACTTTCCCTCCCGGGAGCAGGTGCTGAAGATTGTAGAAACCAATTTTGAATAAGCGCACACAAAAGCGCACGACCATACAGGGTCGTGCGCTTTTTCATTTTATGTTCTCTTTTATTTCTCCGTAGGCAGGGGCAAGTTTTGCAGCTTTTGCACCTCGCCGTCCGTTTTGCCCTCCGGGGTGTCCCGATAATACTGGGTAAAGGGCCGGAAGCGGCTTTTCTCCTCCCAAATGCGCTTGGCGGTAGGCGCCCAGGCGGCAGCGTAAGCATCGCACTTGGCGCACAGCACCTCGGCGCTCTCCGGAGCCAGGAAGTTGGTGGACTTGGCACCGGTTTGGCTGACGATCCGCCGCAGAGCCGCCGGGTTTTCCAGCATGGGACAGGGCCGCAGCATATTGTTATTAAATGGCTGACCCTTGTAATATTCGTAAAACAGCGGCGACTGCAAACATTCTTTAATGCTCTTTTGCCGAATGTTGGAGTCGCTGTAATGGATAAACACACAAGGCTCCGCGTCACCCTCGGAATTGATGTGAAAGTAGTTGCGCCCACCGGCAATACAGCCGCCTACAAACTCCGCGTCGTTTTGGAAATCCACGGTAAAGATCGGCTTGCCGTTCTTGCCGTCCCGCTTCTCTCGAATGGTGCGGTACACATGCTCCCGCTGCTCCGGGGAAAGCAGCAAATTCTGATCTGCGTCGCTGCCCACCGGCATATAGTGGAAGTACCAGGCATAGCGGGCACCGGCCTCAATAAGGGTGTCATAAAAGGCGTCGGAAGTGACCGCTTCGCAGTTTTGCGATGTGTAGCAGACGGACACGCCAAACAAGCAGCCGTGCTTTTTGAGCAGTGCCATGGCCG comes from Oscillospiraceae bacterium and encodes:
- a CDS encoding radical SAM protein, whose protein sequence is MNRKILYAVGDRLLRYVYKNPRRNLVKLVKVGKLVAGKMFPPSTFTKPIEIIEDEDNVWHQFLFRGLDEVDPALFRRIALTFAIDLGYFGTKALRANREKEHCNIPWVVLMDPTSACNRHCKGCWAAEYGHKSNLTLDEMRRIVRECKALGTHFFMYTGGEPLIRKADIITVAKENPDCLFLTFTNGTLVDDAFCEDMKACGNLALALSVEGSEETTDARRGAGSYRDTMAAMALLKKHGCLFGVSVCYTSQNCEAVTSDAFYDTLIEAGARYAWYFHYMPVGSDADQNLLLSPEQREHVYRTIREKRDGKNGKPIFTVDFQNDAEFVGGCIAGGRNYFHINSEGDAEPCVFIHYSDSNIRQKSIKECLQSPLFYEYYKGQPFNNNMLRPCPMLENPAALRRIVSQTGAKSTNFLAPESAEVLCAKCDAYAAAWAPTAKRIWEEKSRFRPFTQYYRDTPEGKTDGEVQKLQNLPLPTEK